From Schizosaccharomyces pombe strain 972h- genome assembly, chromosome: II, the proteins below share one genomic window:
- the dbl8 gene encoding ATP-dependent RNA helicase Dbl8 has product MENDEAFDRLIRKIQENQKHPSFEGSNKVLHLALSYLNTNRQNPHWVCDPKLQVAVRECLFLFSFQNDNEYLVWFKKHLNERLQLCPKCIVKYHQSLDDFKSLCLNIFHFDPNTLEIVMEKIYSWDIFRLQEVLKTVPKIDTSSASKPILCAFYEILYSPRILHNKEIFPLFRNRFLESGFLRLSKNLVPGVISLLFSRDDELRRWACSILSDVKTISDNEFKILEGPLLQEIRSLDQKKENENEMQIFLKGLSLLLKHVDHLYFRGLTGKNFNVADFILSGLQSDHTNLCPSFLVCLHSLLYCYGRNFWTPEISPSEVIDKIFNGNAYKRWTEENTSNFSNDQKAENPFEWATSLLKTISIIDEVELINKILINYTMQYKKELEVGFKNVQLLQSLADIFSVLFSEYFMIFPHSDQSLQNKVFELHSTLAIKFDELFRLLNLENEESVEWRLIKKVFEYRLNLDLYILKQFYCHYLDRNRKPPLNIKSVSESFKNFWVYLQNVFREEKFFMVRIVFRACSTVCLIDKLPPKKVDIPFKSDFENALNGFVATFSEMLIQTQCWHLSAQTQLVSNPLTFRGIFSLVFSPILEISTGSISIIKSISLSDSVVDTIGELLRSQFSNTLNSSCYVLLQWLKVRNFGGAKHIVYFNKLIINTIFDSVDGLTSKDATFAKQVEKKESLKNFWESLWKFFTHFFIVLPTWPVHDKDNLVDLMRDTLDFCDMLINIFEEVNGFIFGLSDNDIKIVSANDKGSALAMCIADSLVTVSYWLKLTDSSLLTSVVKVICKMLKICKKLECPISQNVIDIIHRASITSDEQTILTFTEREDLFISLTPYLSEDVLNHSPFNDTNTLETKLQSDDRGLLSKDQTIGIAKKLPESNISTSNHFLLPPKAISASKAINRNAQKSQNLNFLKSKQETTQRIRESAKVPRTSAGNHLSEKLNSDNHIPKALQKLDSADPIRKPSLLHTSKSYSNPDDKNTSTSDEDTSESEEESSNGLFSLAREANSHASKSLPQRRQIQFLDFDSLKTKNVVHPTQLRRNTQQSAQLARLRLNPDVQEFYKVILGWNPLADSFSASNVEMQCVQAKFTYNDSNAYEKVFKPMLFHECWAQVKSAVEEKQYPPIDLILNTRSTVDNFVDIYFTSCSPTEVSFLSDTDICLLSKSQSSGDTNNPKSFQLCKIQSISRKKESLELCLRMNIESIDLQEYAPNIRFTAQKLFNATTSLREFAALKSLRHLPLSQRILDANVTRLPSNFTDDKKQKIMKSYGVNEPQAYAIYASSVNDGFTLIQGPPGTGKTKTILGMIGAVLTSSSQGLQFNVPGQTRKTSKNKILICAPSNAAIDEILLRIKAGVYDHEGIKFFPKVIRVGFGDSISVHAKEFTLEEQMIKQMELTNLKKDQEANNSSDTRKKYDSIIKKRDSLREDLEKFRSTGKNSSILEAQLREITKQKNMLEQSLDDMRERQRSTNRNLDVLKKQIQNQLLQEADIVCATLSASGHELLLNAGLTFRTVIIDEAAQAVELSSIIPLKYGCESCVMVGDPNQLPPTVLSKTSAKFGYSQSLYVRMFKQHNESACLLSIQYRMNPEISRFPSKFFYNSKLLDGPNMSAVTSRPWHEDPQLGIYRFFNVHGTEAFSNSKSLYNVEEASFILLLYERLIQCYLNIDFEGKIGVVTPYRSQVQQLRSQFQRKYGSIIFKHLDIHTVDGFQGQEKDIIIFSCVRSSMSGGIGFLQDLRRLNVALTRAKSSLYIVGNSKPLMQEDIFYSLIEDAKTRGVWRDLSANQFKNSKSISNVSTHLASNNLNLASRDTPIKSPSVGICEEKQEAHKVKKRHNIDSANLSRGTERDEDIPNKRAKNKVSTDQTAADNKVTKPRLDESSSSKQDVLNKIDESEIEQASSKKPGYVEKNKDKGHMKKSKKPKSKLALAAMAHGFAPPKVEHFKRK; this is encoded by the coding sequence ATGGAAAATGACGAGGCTTTTGATAGattaataagaaaaattcaggaaaatcaaaaacACCCATCTTTCGAAGGGTCCAATAAAGTTTTGCATTTGGCGCTTTCATACCTAAATACTAACAGACAAAACCCTCATTGGGTTTGTGATCCTAAATTACAAGTAGCAGTTCGTGAATgtctttttctattttcttttcaaaatgataACGAGTATCTGGTATGGTtcaaaaaacatttgaacGAACGCCTTCAGTTATGCCCCAAATGTATAGTTAAATATCACCAATCTTTAGATGATTTCAAAAGTCTAtgtttaaacatttttcaCTTTGACCCAAATACTCTTGAGATTGTAATGGAGAAAATTTATAGTTGGGACATTTTTCGGTTACAGGAAGTTCTCAAAACAGTGCCTAAAATCGACACGTCCTCGGCCTCTAAACCTATACTATGCGCCTTCTACGAAATCTTATACTCTCCTCGTATTTTacataataaagaaatctTTCCCTTGTTCCGAAACAGATTTCTTGAGTCCGGTTTTCTTCGGCTCTCGAAAAACCTAGTGCCAGGTGTCATAAGTCTTCTCTTCTCGAGAGATGATGAGCTCCGAAGATGGGCTTGCAGTATTTTAAGTGATGTAAAAACAATCTCCgataatgaatttaaaatccTTGAGGGTCCCCTTCTTCAGGAAATTCGTTCTTTAGAccagaagaaagaaaatgagaaCGAGatgcaaatttttctgAAAGGTTTATCGTTGCTGTTAAAGCATGTTGATCATCTTTATTTTAGGGGACTTACaggaaaaaatttcaatgtCGCCGATTTTATTCTTTCGGGATTGCAAAGCGACCATACTAATTTATGTCCGTCTTTCCTTGTATGTTTACATTCTTTGTTATACTGCTATGGACGTAATTTTTGGACGCCAGAAATTTCTCCCAGTGAAGTAAtagataaaatttttaatggtAATGCTTATAAGAGGTGGACAGAAGAAAATACATCCAATTTTTCAAACGACCAAAAGGCAGAGAATCCGTTTGAATGGGCTACCTCTCTTTTGAAGACAATTTCAATCATTGATGAAGttgaattaattaacaaaattttgattaattaCACCATGCAATATAAAAAGGAACTGGAAGTcggtttcaaaaatgttcAGTTACTTCAATCACTTGCTGACATATTTTCAGTTTTGTTTTCCGAATATTTTATGATTTTCCCCCATAGTGATCAAAGTTTACAAAACAAAGTATTTGAATTACATTCCACTTTAGCGATTAAGTTTGACGAGCTGTTTCGTTTGCTAAACTTGGAAAATGAAGAGTCTGTTGAATGGAGGCTTATTaagaaagtttttgaataccGATTGAATTTAGatctttatattttgaagCAATTCTATTGCCATTATTTGGACAGAAATAGAAAGCCACCCTTGAATATCAAATCGGTAAGTGagtcttttaaaaatttttgggtATATTTGCAAAACGTATTTCGAGAGGAGAAGTTCTTTATGGTTCGTATTGTTTTTCGTGCTTGCTCTACAGTTTGCTTGATTGATAAGTTGCCGCCTAAGAAAGTTGACATTCCGTTCAAAAGTGATTTCGAAAATGCACTAAACGGATTTGTTGCAACATTTTCTGAAATGCTTATTCAGACTCAATGTTGGCATTTGTCGGCACAAACCCAATTGGTTTCAAATCCTTTAACTTTTCGTGGAATCTTTTCACTCGTTTTTTCTCCAATTCTTGAGATCTCAACAGGAAGTATCtcaattattaaatctATTTCGCTTTCTGACAGCGTTGTTGATACTATAGGAGAGCTATTGAGAAGCCAGTTTTCAAATACACTAAATTCTTCATGTTATGTTCTTCTGCAGTGGCTTAAAGTCAGAAACTTTGGAGGAGCCAAGCacattgtttattttaataaattaattataaacACTATTTTTGACTCTGTTGATGGCTTAACTTCTAAGGATGCGACTTTTGCAAAACAAgtggaaaagaaagaatccCTTAAGAATTTCTGGGAATCGTTATGGAAATTCTTTactcattttttcattgttcTTCCTACTTGGCCAGTTCATGATAAGGACAATTTAGTTGATTTAATGCGGGATACCCTTGATTTTTGCGATATGCtcattaatatttttgaggAAGTTAACGGATTCATTTTTGGATTATCGGATAACgatattaaaattgtttcGGCTAATGATAAGGGCAGTGCTTTAGCTATGTGTATAGCTGATTCTTTGGTTACTGTATCTTATTGGCTTAAGTTAACTGATTCTTCACTTCTAACATCCGTTGTGAAAGTGATTTGTAAAATGcttaaaatttgtaaaaagttGGAGTGTCCAATTAGTCAAAATGTGATTGATATTATCCATAGGGCATCAATTACCAGTGATGAACAAACAATTCTTACATTCACTGAGAGAGAGGATCTTTTTATATCGCTCACACCATACCTTTCAGAAGACGTTCTTAATCACTCTCCTTTCAATGATACCAATACGCTTGAAACTAAGTTACAGAGTGATGATCGGGGTTTGCTTTCTAAAGACCAGACTATTGGGATTGCGAAAAAATTACCTGAGTCAAACATTAGTACttcaaatcattttttgcttcCTCCGAAGGCTATTTCTGCTTCTAAAGCCATCAATAGAAATGCTCAAAAatctcaaaatttaaattttttgaaatctaAACAAGAGACAACACAGCGAATTCGCGAATCCGCGAAAGTTCCAAGAACCAGTGCGGGGAACCATCTTTCTGAGAAACTTAATTCGGATAATCATATACCAAAAGCTTTGCAAAAGCTCGATTCTGCTGACCCAATTCGCAAGCCTTCACTTTTGCACACTTCTAAAAGTTATTCTAATCCAGATGACAAAAATACTTCAACTTCCGATGAAGATACCTCGGAGTCCGAAGAAGAGTCTAGTAACGGTCTATTCTCGCTTGCACGTGAAGCTAATTCTCATGCCTCTAAATCTCTTCCACAAAGAAGGCAGATTCAGTTCTTGGACTTTGATTCccttaaaacaaaaaatgtagTTCATCCTACTCAATTGCGCCGTAATACTCAACAAAGTGCACAACTTGCTCGACTCCGGCTAAACCCTGATGTTCAAGAGTTTTACAAAGTAATTTTGGGTTGGAACCCATTAGCTGATTCTTTTTCGGCGTCTAATGTTGAGATGCAGTGCGTCCAAGCTAAATTCACGTATAATGATTCAAACGCTTATGAGAAAGTTTTCAAACCAATGTTGTTTCATGAATGTTGGGCTCAAGTGAAAAGTGCCgttgaagaaaagcaatACCCTCCCATAGATTTAATCCTCAACACCCGCAGTACAGTTGATAACTTTGTCGATATTTACTTTACGTCCTGTTCACCTACCGAAGTCTCTTTTTTAAGTGATACAGATATTTGCTTACTGTCAAAATCACAAAGTTCGGGCGATACTAATAACCCAAAATCTTTTCAGTTGTGCAAAATTCAATCCATTTCTcgtaaaaaagaatcaCTTGAACTCTGTCTGCGGATGAATATTGAATCAATTGATCTACAGGAGTATGCACCGAACATTAGGTTCACAGcacaaaaattatttaatgcTACTACTAGCTTACGTGAATTTGCTGCTTTAAAATCTCTTCGCCATTTACCATTGTCTCAGAGAATTCTGGATGCCAATGTAACGCGTCTACCTTCAAATTTTACAGATgacaaaaagcaaaaaataatgaagtCTTATGGTGTAAATGAACCCCAGGCATATGCGATTTATGCATCTTCTGTAAATGATGGTTTTACGCTCATTCAAGGGCCTCCTGGAACTGGAAAAACTAAAACCATTCTAGGCATGATTGGAGCTGTACTTACTTCTTCTAGTCAAGGGTTGCAATTTAATGTCCCAGGACAGACGCGAAAAACCTCAAAGAATAAGATTTTAATATGCGCTCCTAGTAATGCAGCCATAGATGAAATTCTCCTTCGTATCAAAGCCGGTGTTTACGATCATGAGggtatcaaattttttccaaaagttATTCGTGTTGGATTTGGTGACTCCATAAGCGTTCACGCTAAAGAATTTACTTTGGAAGAGCAAATGATAAAGCAAATGGAACTTACGAACCTAAAGAAAGATCAAGAAGCAAACAATTCCAGTGATACTCGGAAAAAATATGActcaattattaaaaaaagggaCTCTTTACGCGAAGATCTAGAAAAGTTTCGTAGTACTGGAAAAAATAGTTCAATATTGGAAGCACAGCTTCGTGAGATTACCAAACAGAAAAACATGCTTGAACAGAGCCTTGATGATATGAGAGAACGTCAACGCTCAACTAATCGTAATCTGgatgttttgaaaaaacaaatacaaaatCAACTACTTCAGGAAGCTGATATTGTATGTGCTACCTTATCTGCGAGTGGTCATGAACTACTTTTAAATGCGGGTTTGACTTTTCGAACTGTCATAATTGATGAAGCTGCACAAGCCGTTGAATTAAGTTCAATCATACCTCTTAAGTATGGCTGTGAGAGCTGTGTAATGGTTGGTGATCCGAATCAGCTTCCTCCTACTGTGCTATCAAAAACCTCTGCAAAGTTTGGATATTCACAATCTCTATATGTCAGAATGTTCAAACAGCATAATGAGAGCGCTTGTCTTCTTAGCATACAGTATAGAATGAATCCTGAAATTAGCCGATTTCCCAGCAAGTTTTTCTATAATTCAAAACTACTTGACGGTCCCAATATGTCAGCAGTGACATCTCGACCTTGGCACGAGGATCCGCAGCTAGGTATTTatcgattttttaatgttcACGGGACGGAAGCTTTTTCCAACTCAAAGTCTCTGTACAATGTGGAAGAGGCttcgtttattttattattatatgaGAGGCTAATTCAATGTTATCTAAACATTGATTTTGAGGGGAAAATTGGAGTTGTTACCCCTTATAGAAGTCAAGTACAACAGCTTCGATCacaatttcaaagaaagTATGGTTCCATTATATTCAAGCATCTTGATATTCATACCGTCGATGGGTTTCAGGGACAGGAAAAGGacattataattttttcttgcGTTAGGAGTTCGATGAGCGGTGGAATCGGTTTCCTTCAAGATCTTCGTCGGCTTAATGTAGCTTTAACAAGAGCTAAATCATCTTTGTATATCGTAGGCAATTCTAAACCGCTAATGCAAGaggatattttttatagcTTGATTGAAGACGCAAAAACTCGTGGTGTTTGGAGAGACTTGAGTGCTAATCAATTTAAGAACTCAAAAAGTATATCAAACGTTTCGACACACCTCGCATCTaacaatttaaatttagCCTCACGGGATACCCCAATTAAGTCGCCGTCGGTTGGTATCTGTGAGGAAAAACAAGAAGCACATAAAGTCAAAAAACGGCACAATATAGATAGTGCTAATTTGTCAAGAGGAACTGAGAGAGATGAAGATATACCGAATAAGCGCGCTAAGAACAAAGTTTCCACTGATCAGACTGCTGCTGATAATAAGGTCACGAAACCACGCCTTGATGAATCATCCAGTTCCAAGCAAGATGtgttaaacaaaatagaCGAATCTGAAATTGAACAAGCGTCTTCCAAAAAGCCGGGTTAtgtggaaaaaaataaagataaagGCCatatgaaaaaatcaaaaaagccCAAATCGAAACTTGCTCTGGCGGCGATGGCCCACGGTTTTGCACCTCCAAAAGTTGAGCATTTCAAAAGGAAGTAG
- the muk1 gene encoding guanyl-nucleotide exchange factor Muk1: MSFLNSWRAVKYTNKPKEEDIKLPNSASNLPTTVQACVIQFISSLVSPVHPQLLSPEELAKAFQNFYKHTDEFIASTLIPQPSSKDQNVPLLFPEEIDAQKKARQHLLNQKDEWMDQIEDIVCEYLYDRIFCLSTSTDAAKDDLLKKFIASEEKKELINCIPIPDDEKLTNRLHEVSEAFFALDEQHTPRSKINTFMTVNSSILNASQLPQEELNADSLLNLTIYCILCYPGFHLISHLNFVLRFRNADFLSGEQRYCLTTFEAALTFILRACPNLLTQSSIQPSDDPLSLEVANSETVSTSNSLHDPSAEPYPVNRSSLSNLRNLGLALEKSYASLLSKVANHTAKSSEDSSNSVEFVGDPPLERFLTVSDASDLKIGEIELLLSDYKRLARLLFEKNGNQ; the protein is encoded by the exons ATGAGCTTTCTGAATTCTTGGAGAGCTGttaaatatacaaataaGCCTAAGGAAGAAGACATCAAACTCCCAAATTCTGCATCAAATCTTCCAACTACTGTACAAGCATGTGTGATACAGTTTATCTCTTCTCTAGTTAGTCCGGTTCACCCTCAATTGCTTTCGCCTGAAGAACTAGCAAAAgcatttcaaaacttttacAAGCATACCGATGAGTTTATTGCTTCAACCCTTATCCCTCAACCCTCTTCAAAAGATCAAAATGTGCCTCTTTTGTTTCCTGAGGAAATAGATGCTCAGAAAAAGGCGAGACAACACTTGCTGAACCAAAAAGATGAATGGATGGACCAAATTGAAGATATAGTTTGCGAATATTTGTATGATCG GATTTTCTGTTTATCTACAAGTACGGATGCTGCCAAAGATGacttgttaaaaaaatttattgcttctgaagaaaagaaagaactTATCAATTGCATTCCAATACCTGATGATGAAAAACTTACAAACCGGTTACATGAAGTCTCTGAAGCATTTTTTGCTCTCGATGAGCAACACACACCTAGATCGAAAATAAACACTTTTATGACCGTTAATTCAAGTATATTGAATGCCTCTCAACTTCCTCAAGAAGAATTGAATGCTgattctttattaaatttgacCATATATTGCATTCTCTGTTATCCCGGATTTCATTTAATATCGCACCTGAATTTTGTGTTACGCTTTCGAAATGCAGATTTTTTAAGCGGAGAGCAAAGATACTGTCTCACAACTTTTGAGGCAGCCCTTACTTTTATTCTTCGAGCTTGTCCAAATCTTTTAACTCAATCGTCAATTCAACCCTCTGATGATCCTCTTTCACTTGAGGTAGCTAATAGCGAAACAGTTTCGACCTCTAACTCGCTTCATGATCCGAGTGCAGAACCCTACCCTGTGAATCGCTCATCTTTATCTAATTTAAGAAATCTGGGACTAGCACTTGAGAAATCTTATGCCTCTCTACTTAGTAAAGTAGCCAATCACACTGCCAAAAGTTCAGAAGATTCTTCCAATTCTGTAGAATTCGTGGGCGACCCACCTTTGGAACGCTTTTTGACTGTTTCTGATGCTAGCGATCTTAAAATCGGTGAAATTGAACTTCTTCTTTCTGACTATAAGCGCCTCGCACGTTTgctttttgagaaaaatgGTAATCAGTAA
- the oxs1 gene encoding oxidative stress transcription coactivator/ribosome recycling protein Oxs1, translated as MGNPKKRAEKAEAAKSRKQDEEKKKKDAEEDEKWSKGVKTNKKEQEAEKRKAALERKAERERLEKEEMESLPSKGGKGSKKAAKKNSSLDAFLNETPQTASYSARNIDDALDLLSLNNSSSKDKIDRHPERRFKAALTEYKQSRLPELRKEQPGLRLNQYEDIMYKEFQKHPDNPFNKMNVSYNTSQDEVEQLRKARKAELEARLRE; from the exons ATGGGGAATCCAAAAAAGAGAGCAGAAAAGGCCGAAGCGGCAAAATCTAGAAAACAAGAcgaggaaaagaaaaaaaaagacgcTGAAGAAGACGAAAAATGGTCCAAGGGCGTCAAAACTAATAAAAAGGAGCAAGAAGCTGAAAAACGAAAAGCTGCGTTGGAGAGGAAAGCTGAACGTGAACgtttagaaaaagaagaaatggagAGTCTTCCATCTAAAGGAGGAAAGGGGTCAAAGAAGGCTGCAAAGAAGAATTCATCTTTAGACGCTTTCCTCAACGAAACCCCTCAGACAGCTTCATATAGTGCCCGCAATATTGATGATGCTTTGGATTTGTTAAGTTTAAACAATTCATCGTCCaaagataaaattgatCGTCATCCTGAACGTCGGTTTAAAGCAGCTTTGACAGAATACAAACAATCTCGTTTGCCTGAACTACGCAAAGAACAACCGGGCCTCCGTTTAAACCAATATGAAGACATAATGTATAAAGAATTTCAGAAACATCCGGACAATCCTTTCAATAAG ATGAATGTGAGCTATAACACTAGTCAAGATGAGGTTGAACAGCTTCGTAAAGCTCGTAAAGCAGAATTGGAAGCACGTTTACGCGAGTAA
- the atp7 gene encoding F0-ATPase subunit D has translation MSKVASAAGKAIDWASVASKLKLDAATASAIANFRSRHAQAVAKLGTLREQATTVDFATYRSVLANKEIVNRIESSMKSFKPVKIDLNSQLKAINAFEAKASEGAKKNVELVKAELQNLSATLKNIEQARPTEEITIEDMKQAVPEIEKIVETMVTKGKWVIPGYREKFGDLSIM, from the coding sequence ATGTCGAAAGTTGCTAGCGCTGCTGGAAAGGCGATTGATTGGGCTAGTGTAGCTAGCAAGCTGAAGCTTGATGCCGCAACTGCTTCTGCTATTGCTAATTTTCGCTCTCGTCATGCTCAGGCAGTTGCCAAATTGGGTACATTGCGAGAGCAGGCTACCACAGTCGACTTTGCTACCTATCGTAGTGTTTTAGCCAACAAGGAGATTGTAAATCGTATTGAGTCTTCTATGAAATCTTTTAAACCTGTGAAGATTGATTTAAATTCGCAACTCAAAGCGATCAATGCATTTGAAGCAAAAGCTAGCGAGGGTGCTAAGAAGAATGTCGAACTTGTCAAAGCTGAATTACAGAATTTGAGTGCTACATTGAAGAACATTGAACAAGCTAGGCCTACTGAAGAAATTACCATTGAGGATATGAAACAAGCAGTTCCCGAAATTGAGAAGATTGTTGAAACAATGGTTACCAAGGGCAAATGGGTCATCCCAGGCTACCGTGAAAAGTTTGGTGATTTGAGTATTATGTAG
- the rec8 gene encoding meiotic cohesin complex kleisin subunit Rec8, translating to MFYNQDVLTKEKGGMGVIWLAATLGSKHSLRKLHKKDIMSVDIDEACDFVAFSPEPLALRLSSNLMIGVTRVWAHQYSFFHSQVSTLHLRVRKELDHFTSKPFKNIDIQNEQTNPKQLLLAEDPAFIPEVSLYDAFNLPSVDLHVDMSSFTQPKENPNISVLETLPDSTSYLINTSQNYSLRNNVSSFVYEDSRAFSTEEPLDFEFDENGDIQELTKGTINSDPSLQAASQHSNLGSVQREYNSEEQESRIHMFEIDEDVLPLPVPLQSVMDSEHNENEPRALKRRKVQKLLEPDENIELSTRTLSQWRKNYVERMIALEATKYVRRRGASSAKKKELNKFFDWESFHPLLKPWIEKLKPSNNTPSEIDDVLRNIDTSEVEVGRDVQGELGLNIPWNTSSRSNSAINSKSHSQTGSEHSTPLLDTKYRKRLPHSPSMPSRVEFLPALESSQFHETLNSELSLQLSDDFVLYKNTQEENAHLMLSMEKECANFYEYAKTAIYENNGRITFSSLLPNDLKRPVVAQAFSHLLSLATKSAFLVKQDKPYSEISVSLNLKSTDAI from the exons ATGTTTTACAATCAAGATGTTCTTACAAAGGAAAAGGGAGGAATGGGAGTAATTTG GCTCGCTGCTACATTGGGTTCAAAACATTCATTACGCAAGCTTCACAAGAAAGACATTATGTCGGTAGATATCGATGAAGCTTGCGATTTTGTTGCCTTTTCTCCAGAACCGTTGGCACTACGATTAAGTagtaatttaatgattGGTGTAACGCGTGTATGGGCCCATCAATACTCATTTTTCCATT CCCAAGTTTCAACTCTTCATTTACGTGTTCGAAAAGAATTGGACCATTTCACTTCAAAACCGTTTAAGAATATCGATATTCAGAATGAACAAACGAA CCCAAAGCAGTTACTACTCGCAGAAGATCCTGCATTTATCCCTGAAGTTAGTCTCTACGATGCATTTAATCTACCTTCTGTGGATCTACATGTTGACATGAGTTCTTTCACTCAACCCAAGGAAAATCCCAATATTTCAGTTCTTGAAACTCTTCCAGATTCTACTTCTTATTTGATCAATACCAGCCAAAATTATAGTTTACGAAACAATGTTTCGAGCTTTGTTTACGAGGACTCCAGAGCTTTCTCTACAGAAGAGCCCCTTGACTTTGAGTTTGATGAAAACGGGGATATCCAGGAATTGACCAAGGGCACTATAAATTCGGATCCGTCGCTACAAGCTGCTTCACAACATAGCAATCTTGGTTCCGTTCAAAGAGAATACAATAGTGAAGAACAAGAATCAAGGATTCACATGTTCGAAATCGATGAGGACGTTTTACCGTTACCCGTTCCATTGCAATCTGTTATGGATTCAGAgcataatgaaaatgaacCGCGAGctttaaaaagaagaaaggtCCAAAAACTGCTGGAGCCAGATGAAAACATAGAACTGTCTACTCGAACTTTGTCCCAATGGAGAAAGAATTATGTTGAACGAATGATTGCTTTGGAAGCAACAAAGTATGTTCGTCGTAGAGGAGCTTCTTCGgcaaagaagaaagaattgAACAAATTCTTTGATTGGGAATCTTTCCATCCTCTTTTAAAACCATGGATTGAAAAGCTCAAACCATCAAACAATACTCCCTCTGAAATTGACGATGTATTGAGGAACATTGATACTTCTGAAGTTGAAGTTGGACGGGATGTTCAGGGTGAATTAGGTTTAAACATACCTTGGAATACTTCATCTCGATCAAACAGTGCCATAAATTCTAAAAGCCATTCTCAAACTGGTAGTGAGCATTCCACCCCCTTGCTTGACACTAAATATAGGAAGCGCTTGCCGCATAGCCCATCGATGCCGAGTAGGGTAGAATTTCTTCCTGCCTTAGAATCAAGTCAATTTCATGAAACTCTGAACTCAGAACTTTCATTACAACTCTCTGATGACTTCGTACTATACAAAAATActcaagaagaaaatgcaCATTTAATGTTGAGCATGGAAAAAGAATGCGCAAACTTTTATGAGTATGCAAAAACGGCTATCTATGAAAATAATGGGCGCATaacattttcaagcttATTACCCAATGATTTAAAACGACCTGTAGTGGCCCAGGCATTTAGCCATTTACTGT CACTAGCAACTAAGTCTGCATTTTTAGTTAAACAGGATAAACCATACTCTGAAATTAGTGTCTCTTTAAACCTAAAAAGCACCGATGCcatttga